Proteins encoded in a region of the Mucilaginibacter sabulilitoris genome:
- a CDS encoding PDDEXK nuclease domain-containing protein, with amino-acid sequence MTLTQSIVVDIQAIISTAREKAARSVDRERVIMYWHIGNRIFEEEQHGRDRAAYGTRLIKYLSEQLQPQFGRGFSSRNLNLFRQFYRSYPIVQALPAQLSWTHYSILLGIENEGKRAFYEKETVKNNWTSRQVERQISSHLYERLLLSTDKGSLQEAANIDDSPKEPKDIIKDPLILEFLGLKPEASYYEKDLESALITHLQEFMLELGNGFSFVARQKRIHLDGDDFYVDLVFYNRLLQCFVIIELKTHKITHQDLGQLQMYVNYYDRIERLRHETPTVGILLCLEKNDTVVKFTLPENSNVFASKYQLYLPTAEQLTKEIQNEVNKRK; translated from the coding sequence ATGACATTAACGCAATCTATCGTGGTCGATATTCAAGCGATTATCAGCACGGCACGGGAAAAAGCTGCTCGTTCAGTTGACAGAGAGCGAGTAATAATGTATTGGCATATTGGTAATAGAATTTTTGAGGAGGAACAGCATGGACGTGATCGTGCAGCGTATGGAACACGTCTTATCAAATATCTTTCTGAACAATTGCAGCCTCAATTTGGACGAGGATTCTCTTCGCGAAATTTGAACCTCTTCCGGCAATTTTACAGAAGCTACCCAATTGTGCAGGCACTGCCTGCACAATTGAGTTGGACGCATTATTCAATCTTGTTAGGCATTGAAAACGAAGGAAAAAGAGCATTCTATGAAAAGGAAACCGTAAAAAATAACTGGACCTCAAGGCAGGTGGAAAGGCAAATAAGTAGTCATTTGTACGAAAGATTGTTATTAAGTACGGATAAAGGGAGTCTACAAGAAGCCGCAAACATTGACGATTCTCCAAAGGAGCCTAAAGACATCATTAAAGACCCTTTGATTCTGGAGTTTCTTGGATTGAAGCCGGAAGCGTCATATTACGAGAAGGACCTGGAATCTGCATTAATCACACATCTGCAAGAATTCATGTTGGAATTAGGTAATGGCTTTTCCTTTGTCGCCCGTCAAAAGCGAATCCATTTGGATGGTGATGATTTCTATGTAGACCTGGTGTTTTATAACCGGCTCCTCCAATGTTTTGTAATCATTGAACTAAAGACTCATAAAATCACTCATCAGGATCTAGGTCAACTGCAGATGTATGTGAATTATTATGACCGGATTGAAAGACTTCGCCATGAAACACCTACGGTCGGAATTTTACTATGCCTCGAAAAGAACGATACTGTGGTCAAGTTTACCTTGCCTGAGAATAGTAATGTATTTGCTTCGAAATATCAACTTTACCTACCGACAGCTGAACAACTGACGAAAGAAATACAAAATGAGGTAAATAAGCGTAAATAG
- a CDS encoding site-specific integrase — MKSSQKFSVLIWTDKRKTDAKGKVPLYARITYLGKRAEISIGRKVDPKDWDAQSCYVKGSGQQIKDLNQRLIEVTNELQSIFYELQRSEDFVTAEKIKQKFTGEGEVHRMLLEIFDEHNAGVEALLKEGKDYVKATLTKYKTVRSKTADYIKHKYKKDDLFLENIDYAFVSGLEIYLKTEHKIEHNTVMRYIKNLKKVINLAVNHNWMSHNPFNLFKCTYKKVNRVVLEWEELIALAEHNFKMPRLAEVRDTFLFCCYTGYAFVDVEKLTPQHVVTRTDDVKWIITTRTKSDIESNVPLIPQALDIIERYSDHSARIVENRLLPVKSNQKMNAYLKEIADLAGIDKLLTTHIARHTFATTVTLENDVPLETVSKMLGHTKFSTTQIYAKMKDKKVNRDMDALKNRLQFMGKKQEANIEEERAV, encoded by the coding sequence ATGAAAAGCTCACAAAAGTTCTCAGTTTTAATCTGGACTGACAAAAGAAAAACAGATGCAAAAGGTAAAGTTCCATTATACGCGAGGATCACGTACCTGGGTAAACGCGCAGAAATTTCCATCGGCAGAAAAGTAGACCCTAAAGACTGGGATGCCCAGTCCTGCTATGTAAAGGGATCCGGTCAGCAAATTAAAGACCTTAACCAACGATTGATCGAGGTTACTAATGAACTTCAATCCATCTTTTATGAACTCCAACGATCTGAGGATTTCGTTACAGCCGAAAAGATTAAACAAAAGTTTACCGGTGAGGGTGAAGTTCACCGGATGCTATTAGAAATATTTGATGAGCACAATGCGGGAGTTGAGGCCTTATTAAAGGAAGGCAAAGACTATGTGAAAGCTACGTTGACCAAATACAAAACGGTACGAAGCAAAACAGCAGATTACATAAAGCATAAATACAAGAAAGATGACCTGTTCCTTGAAAATATCGATTATGCATTTGTATCGGGTTTAGAGATATACTTAAAGACGGAGCATAAGATTGAACATAACACCGTCATGAGGTATATTAAAAACCTTAAGAAGGTTATTAACCTGGCCGTCAATCATAACTGGATGAGCCATAATCCATTCAATCTTTTCAAGTGCACTTATAAAAAGGTAAACCGGGTTGTGCTTGAATGGGAGGAGTTGATTGCACTTGCCGAACATAATTTTAAAATGCCAAGGTTAGCCGAAGTGCGGGACACTTTTCTATTTTGTTGTTATACTGGTTATGCTTTTGTTGATGTAGAAAAACTGACGCCGCAACATGTGGTTACGAGGACTGATGATGTAAAGTGGATCATAACAACGCGTACCAAATCTGATATTGAGTCGAACGTTCCACTAATCCCTCAGGCCCTGGATATTATTGAACGCTATAGCGACCATTCCGCCAGAATTGTTGAGAACCGATTGTTACCTGTTAAAAGCAATCAAAAAATGAATGCTTATCTCAAAGAAATAGCTGATCTCGCTGGGATAGATAAACTACTTACTACCCACATTGCACGGCATACTTTCGCCACCACAGTAACCCTGGAAAATGATGTGCCGCTGGAGACAGTTAGCAAAATGCTTGGACACACTAAATTTTCGACAACGCAGATTTATGCAAAGATGAAAGACAAAAAGGTGAATCGGGATATGGACGCGTTGAAAAACCGGTTGCAATTCATGGGTAAAAAGCAGGAAGCAAATATAGAGGAGGAACGAGCTGTATGA